The genomic stretch ACATCAGGTGGGGAAGAGTGGCCCCTCAAATGATATCAGGGCCTTTTCCTTCAGGACTCGAGTTCTCCTAAGGCAGGAAGCCCAGTTTTCCTCAAAAACTATCATGAGGAGAGCAGGAAGAGAGGATCCCTGCCAAAGGACTTAGAACTATTTTTGGCACTAAATACAGACAACTCTTTTTCCATAGGAGGCTCAAAAGGGGCCCATGTCATTCTCCATCTATGTCTAGGAGTCCTAACCCTTTCAATGCTGCTGGCATAGGACCATTATTTTGTGCCAAAATCAGAGGCTAGCTCGGCCTTGAAGAATGGTCTGTTACCTTCAGCACTGGACTCTAATGGCACTGCCTTGAAGTCAACAACTAAATAGTGAATCTCCAGACTATGGTTCTTCCTGAACAACACATTGCTAGATCTGCCATCATCTCCCCAACATAAGCAACTTGCCCAGACTCAGGAGACTGAAGCAGCGGGGGAGGCAATGCTAGCCACTGAATCTCAGCGGGTAGCAGACACACCCTGAACACTGCATGCCCTCAGCTTTTCAGACTGACATTCCTCCCTGCCATTTTGGGGCTTGAACACCAGGGACACTTAGTGGCACAAAGTCATTATTAGCTACAAACTCCTTGGACTTCTGTAACAGTCTTATAGGGTAAATGTCCACAGTGGGGCCTAGCAATAAAGTATGAAGATTCAAGTTCATTTTATATCTCACTTCTTCTGTTAGACTACCAACCTAAAGGAATACTCTGGTTATTAAAAATGGGGCACCAGATGTGGGCACtatcaaaaaaaggaaatgctGGACTTGTCTACCTTCTTGCCCTTATTTTCTTAATCCTCATTCACTTTGAACCCACAACAGACTAAATTTCTCAATTAAGGAACTTCCCTTAAAAATACTTGATTTAACAATAACAGTTCTCCAACAATCATTTTCAGCTAGGTTAGCCACACTAGTTTCTAAATGGGCTTGACCTAATCCCTTTTCCCCTCTACTTTCCATCTAAAAGGAATCAAGGCAAAGAGGTGCTTGAGACACCCTGTACCATTGGACTAATGGTATAGTCCATTACAAATGGACTAATTTAATCTGTAAAGATTACTTTACTGTCCTAGAAAAATACACATTGCAAATTTGAAGGCTACAACTTAACCACTTTGGGTGATTCCTGAGGAGAGGAAACAACCTTTGAGTGTGGTAATGTGTGGGAGGGACATACTAAATATGGTTGGGAGaggtggatttaaaaaaaaaaatctctaattttttcttcttaaaagggAAACCAAATTGCCATCTGtctgacttaatttttgtgtgtgtgtgttgtgtgtaggAACAGCTTGGGGAAGGGGTTGGTTTGTATCATGCAGTGAGGCAAAAACAAGATGATGTCCTTTGACAGGAGAGCCTTAGTGTTGTAGAAAGGAAGTGGGGAGGGGAGTTCATTGGAAAGGGCTTAGAATGTAGCTGCTCCCTCTCGTTCCTATTGAGAACCCAGAGCATCAGAGGTCAGGGGCAGAAAGCATAATTCTCTCTCAAGGGGATTCCTATCTGAACACATCAGATGTCCTATGAAATGAGACAGGTCTGTTTTAGAATATAAATGGTCATGACTTCCTCTGCTCCTGAGGAGGGGCaaaatgatccatgaacacataATCCTTCTGGGCAATAATGTTTCTGGACTGGCCAGCAGAAGACTCTAGGAACAGAGCTGGGGGCAAGTTGGGGAGAAAAAAGTTTCTTGAGATGGGATGTCTTCAGGGGGATTTTGGAAAGTGTCCTTTGTTCCAGCATTCCTAAGTGACAGTGCTGGTGAGCTCGGTCCAAGTTGTATGTAGTCAGTATCATCCTGGAGAGGCCAAGGGCCAAAGGTCAGGAAGTCGCTCTAGGTTGAGAAGAAAGTGCATCTCAAGTGAGGGCTGGGCCAGAAGGAGGAACAAATGTGGAAAGGCTCCCCTTTTTAGATGCCGATGGTCTGTAGAACCCTCCTTTCGTTGTCATTAAGGTGCCCTGAGAACATTATGTAGCAGGGCTGCTGagcaaactggcacaggaagtcCGTGAGATATGCCTGGAGGGAAGAACGAGTGGCATTAATGAGGGTTTCCAGGGTCATTCATCGACAGTGGGGTAAGAAACACCACCAAGTGGTATGGGGAATGCTGGCTTTTAGACAAATGCCAGCTCCCTGAAGGATGGTTTTCTACATTCTTGGACACCCCAGGGACTGAATTCTATAGGAaaggagactttttttcaaaGGCTATATCTCATATCCCACTCTGAGGACCTTCACAACATAGCCCCAAGAAACCAGATTATAACACTGGAATAAAACACTATGGTGCAAAGTCCCAGCCCACCCAAAGCTTTGACCACTGAGCAGGGCAGGAAGTCTCTCCTGAGCCTCCCATGATGAACTCTGAATAGGTTTAATCCCACAAAATTCCATATCCATGTTTCTATGGCTTGAGACATTGTCACTTGCAAGACATTTTCTCTGGAAGCCCTCACCTGCAGATCAATCTGATAGAGAGGATCCTTCAGGGCATCGGGGTCATCTTCCTCATCATCCTCGTAGTAATCCTCCTCTGTTAGACACAGCCAACACAGGGAGGGGTCAGGGCAGAGGCCCCCGATCAGGCCCAGGTGGGGAGGCACCACCACATGGCTGAGGCAAAGGGGCAAAAGGCCAAGGAACATCCCTTGTGGGCCCACCTCTCCCTTTTTTGGCACCCCATTCTTGGCACTAGTGTGCAAAGAGGTATTTACCATGGCTGTCCTTTTCTCAAATTGCTTACCATATTTACTTGTAGCAAGAATGTCAGATAAGAGTTGGCCAGCTaagccatcctcctcctcctcttcttcctcctggtCCTCCCACATATCATTGGAGTCATCTATGTGGAAATAAAAAGCAGCTGGTGCATACTCATGTACTATATGCCCCAACCCCAAATCCAAACAGGCTAGAACAGAAGGGCCTCCTGGGTTCCCACAAACATGGCCTAGTCTCCAATGGGAGAGATGGCCAAGTCCTCTCAATAATTTTGAATGGAAGAAGCCAGTGTCCCGAGAAGGTTACTGGAGCAAAAGACTGAGAGTTTGATGAGAAGAACCAAACCAAGGAAGGCTAAAGCAGCTTGCCACCTGGATGATTCCTACCTCAGCTTCTGTGAGATCTCGTTATCCAGACCAGAGAAGCAGCTCTTTACATTCTGAGGGCCTAGCACCAGGCCAGCCACAGAGgaggcattttttctttttttaaaatcagtaactCAACAGATCAAATCGATAATTTGAAATCTTTTAACTTGATCTTCCAGGTTCAAAGTCTCTTGGGAAAAAGGGCCCTCGTTCACCTTGATTCCACTCTGCAGGAGTGGCCTGGCGAGCAGCATTGGCCTCCATGACATTGGAGAGCTCATTGATGATCAGTTTTAGGATCTTGACCAGCAAAGGAATGTTTGTCCAGCGTTCAGGgtctggaaaggaaggaaaaagtttTAAGTTAGATGTGAAGTGGGTTCCCTTGCAGCAATGCCCCCAATCTCACTCTGCAGTGTCACTCATCAGACAGTTCACTATCCCTTAGGCTTTCCCCCCGTCCTGACTATATCCAGCCACCAAAGAATGAtttaaagttaaataattttattttggttgGTGTTGTAATAGTTCAGAAGTTAGAAGAGATAAGAGtgaaagaattaaaggagataAGTTCTTGCCAGTAATTAAAGTCTGAAACCAAGTCACTGCATAGAGCACAGTAGCTCCAGTACCCATGACTTGCAGTTTGAGAAAGAGCCCAGGGATTCCAAACCTACAGTTAAAGAGAATGGCTCTGCAGTACCTATAGAAATCACTGCAGTCATAGGCCAAAGGCAACCCGATAACAAAGACACACTGAAAACATGCATCAAAACCACAGAATGgaagctgtaaaatggggatcctAGGTATCTGAGGCTATTTTTGTCAATTTTCAGCAACAGGAAGGGACCACACATTCTGATCCATTGTTTACTGTGTTTGCTACtgcttctttttgcttctttctaTCACTaacaattatgttttaaaatatacatcaTTTATGTCCCTGCCCTTCACCCCAGGTGTCTTTAGCCCCTAGGCAGGGGATTAGAAGGGTGGCGCATCACCCACTTTTGGCTGACTTAGAGCGAGTACGGATGCCCTCATCCATGCTGTAGATTTCCTCTCCCTTCACGCGGATATCCTGTAGCCGTTTGTCATCTGCATTAATGCCATGCTGGAGCAGTTTACAGAGCGCCACAGAGCTGGTAAGGAAGAGCCAAAAAGGGTCAATAAGCCACCCATCTAGCAGAAGGCCTGCATTTATGAAAGAAACTAGGCCTTAACAATACTTGGCTGGATGAAGTCTGTGGCAGAGAAGGCTCTCTAGGCCAGCAGAGATTAGAAATATATGCTCCACCTGTGTTAACTGTCTTTGGGGGATATCAAAATGGCAGCTGTTCAAACATACAGGTTAGcaataaagaaagagagggaaaaaggaatacAGGGGCAGTTTAATATACTGAACAAAAATCAATGGAGCACATCAGGGAAAGGAGAAATGTGAGTAGGGGCAGAATGCCCAGACCATAAAGATGAGGCTCTACCTGACTTTGCCTTCGTATTGACCATAGAACAGATGCTGTCTGCTTGTCCACTCAGCCATCACAAACTCCAGGGCAGGTTTACCGGTAGGTCCTGGGAGACTGCACAGGAACTCCAACAGCGGCTCCAGCTGAGTGTGCACCAGGTGAGCGAACACCATGATCAGAGACTAGGTGGTAACAGAAAGGACAACTGCTTCAGAGAAACCAATTTCAGACATAGAAGGTGGCAGTAAGCCTAGAAAGGGTCTGCACTAAGAGAACCATCCACAGGGCAAGAAAACGAGATTTTCTTGTCAATGTTTCTTGGGCCAGAACAGATCCAGTTTTACTTTACTATTTTACAAGTATAGTTAAGAAAGTGAGAAAAACACTTCAGGTTCAATATAAGGATTATCCCCAAGGGGGTGGGTTAACCTAGCTAAACCTAGCTCCCCACAATCCTCTTACCTGCATGACACTGAGTGTTTCTGCCTGCTGCATTTTACTTAGGATGGCACGAAGAATCTGGTCCAGATTCTCCCCCAACTCCCGCCCTGCCTTGGAGATGAGGGTGGAGACGAGGCGGCCCACAAATGCTGCAGTGAACTCTGAGGTGCGGGGGTCCAGGAGCTGGCTCACCACTTGCATCACGTACCACAGTCCATTGTGGCCCTGCTCATCGTGCCACTGGGCTACCTGCTCCAGTGTCACTGACACATAGGCCCGCAGGCATTCTCCACCATTCTGGAGAGACAGGGGTGGCAAGCAGGATTAGCAGCTGGGGGAGAGATGCCAGGAGGCCCCCAGTCTGTAAGAGGAAAATGCCATTCTTAGACTATGGGGTCTATGGTAGGCTCATACCACTGGGGTCAGGAATTTACTGGTCACAGATATAGGCATGCACTACACAATCTCCCCTTTACCCAGTCATTACCTCAAACATGCATATTCCTAATCACAAGGGGCAATGGCCAAGCAGATTGAGCTTTAACACTAAAGATCTACCTTTGGTACTGGGAAAACATATCTAAGATGTAGCAACAATTGGGGGTACTACCTTTATGGGAATAAAGACAGACCTTTTGCCTAGGGATTTCCAAGGTGATCAATATTCTCTGGCAGGTTCCTataacctttacaatcaatcatAGTAGTAAAGACCTGAAAAAGTAACCAACTCatccaagaaacagaaagaaataggaaaatattcaGGCATCTCTCCCTTCTCGAGGGCTATTATTTTGCTGACTTTCTTATGGCTCCCAAGTCTAGATGCCTGTAATCTCTTCCACAGTAACAAAATCCGCAGACAGATAGATGGGCAGGATGCATTCTTCAATATTATAACATATGTGAAAGCATAGAATGCTTGGCTTTTGTAGCCTGAGCCTTTCCTGGATCCTTTGGGTAAACATGGATTTGAGAGACTTGTATCTCTTAAGCATGAAACCTTGTCAGACTTCTATAGTCTGTCAGCTGGGGAACTATCTTCCCTTTTCTAGTCACAATAGCTCAGATACCTGCATGGTGGCATTGTCATCTGTGTGAAGGGTGCACTGTGCCACAGCAGGGAAAGCCTGGCAGATGAGGAGCTGGGAAAGGGGAGGCTTTGTATTCCGTACTACTGTAGTCAGGATATCAATGGCTGtctgaaggagagaagaaagaagaatcaaaattccctcgggggtgggggggtggggggaggtaggGCCCAACAAACCAAGATCATTACTGATTGAATACAACATAGCAACTCAGGGAAAACTAACTAATGAAAAGCAAGCTCCGAAAGAATATGAATAATTAGATAGTAGATAGTGCTCTTAGCCGGCTCATGACAGCTCATTACTTCATTAGCCATGAAGGGTAGACAGTGCATAACATGAATGGATATCCAGGTGACATGCATTGGCCAGGTGCCGTGTAATGGTGGCACAGTGTACAAATTCATTTAGAGCACCTCTGGAACAAGAAAACCCATTTTCTTAAAGCCCCAGAGAATCACCCACTGTGCTGGAGGCATAGTAACCCAGTAAAATCACCCATGAAACTCTAATGCCACTGTTTTTTGTCATCTAGGTGGGAAGTAGGTGGCATAtgcagatctctctctctctctcacacacacacacacacacacacacacacacacagtccttgtagacacacacacacacacacacagtccttgTAGACACACACAGTCCTTATAGCCACTCACCGCACAGAGTCCTGCAGGAATCTTGTCTGCTGGAGCCTGCATTATGCTGACTAGAGTAGGAATCAGCCTCATCTGCATTGGGCCCTGACAGGCTTCGATCTGGGACAGCTCCTTGAAGATGTCCTGAGCCAGCGATGCGACAACAGGATCTGAAGTGGATAAGGGAACACGGAATCCCCCCGCCTGACGGTCTACATGTTTCTGGCTTAATGATATCTATTgtttgccccctcccccccaacctAACTTCTGCTTTGATTATATACCACATATCTGGGACCTAGTGAGGACACATGAGTAACTTGAAAGATCAGGAGAGATGCTAAATCTCTAAGAAGCAAAGTTTGTATGATTTTGTTAAGGCAGGGACTAGCCATTAATAGCTACTCATAAAACAAAACTTGGCTTTTTTTCTGGTCTTCATTCTCATAAAATATAGATTGATTATGAAactaaatgcttaaaaaaaaaagattaaaaaaaagctcCTCTGATGCTTTAGTTAAGAAGACATGAAAGTTTCAAAAACAATGCTAAAACACTGAACTTTCCCCAGGTTCTCATGTTTAGAGGCGTAATCATACATTATCTTCTCAAGGGTAGGCACGAAAGATATAAAGAATTCCCAAAGCCATTTCTAGGACAAAAGGTAAAACTCTCAGAAAGAAGAGCCTTGTTGAAGGAATGGAACTTTAGCTTGACCTGCTTTAGCTATGTAAGAAAAATGTCCTCCTCTGTCTATCCTGCAAAAATATATGCAATGTATATTAAGTTATATGTTAAAAGATcactgcagcattgtttgtaatagaaAAAACTGAACAAACTGATATCCATgaacagaatggataaataaattatgatatagcCATTTTATGGATTAAATACATTTTGATGAATTTTCTCCTGGTACTTTTTCTACATATATAATCTATATACACAGTCTTTTtctaaacaaaaaccaaaacctaATTAGAATCATATTCCATGTACTTTTTGGAAAACcatcttttcatttaattatacTACGAGCTCTACATTCCCATGAAATATTCCTTCAGAGTttgatttttaatggctgcacagttttccattttatggatataattaatctttttattatttcccagtttttatttctataaaaaataCCAGATGAACTCCTTTGTTCATAAATCTttgcatgtctctctctctctcttcagtaTCTCCTTTTCTAAATTATAGTTCTAGGCCTCTTCTTTTAGTTGCTCAATTTCCTACTCTATCACCCAACTCAAAATTATACCTCTCACTTGTTAGCCCTTTAttcattacctttcttttccagtCCTTACTACAGCATTACAGGAATAGGTACTCTACTTTTTAATACTGCTGTATCTGCAGTATAACTCTCCTCTTTGCTAACTGAAAGCTGCATTCTTTGCTTACAGTGCTTAAGCCCATTAGATCCAGGGAAACTTTCATCTTGAATGAACAGCCACCACCTTTCTTTAGTGCCTCTCATCAACACATCCTCCCTGGTGGCATACCATTACTGTACTTGAGGAAAATGGCGATGGTGAAGGGACAGATTTTGCTTTCCATGCTTGCTGTGAATTCTGGATCTACTGTACAAACGATACACAGGGTCTCCATCACCAAGTTGAGGACCTCTGAGCTGAACTGGGCTGCTAGGTGAATTAAGCCATCAAGGATGCTGGGAAGGAAGGGCTGAAGAACATGAGTACTCTCTGAGACTTTCAGCTGGTCACAATAACTAGAGAGAGACAGATAAGCAATAATTACTCACTAGCAGATGCTTCAATTGATCGGTTTTGTCACTCAATCTCACATGCTACAGCATTTATATGTATAGCTTTATAAAGCTACCTCCAGAGCTTGGTATGTTTTACATCCTTCTGTGGCATACTGTTTAAATGTACCAGTGTCACCATTTCTAGGTTTTCTAACTTATTCTTGCTTtgatctttgctatttcctttcaTTCCCCCTAATGCTCTGTTTTGAAGCAAATCACAGTCATAACATTATATCCACATTATTAACATCTTAAGTTAAAAGCTTTTATGATTCTTCGGATTATGGTCACATTCCAAagattttaatatgcatttccatTATTCTCTAAATAGTTactgtgttttatcttttaaaacataaaacttaTTTAATAggtgaatatttttaaacttccatattaaaaaaacgtgctttttttccttgtatttttaatCCTAAAATAAGATCAATTCATATAAATATTCTATGCACTTACAAAAATGGTGTACTATTTGTAGGGCTTTAAGTATGCTATACAAGTTCTATCATATTACCTGTCATTCAATAACGAATCTTTACCGAGTACTTACTGTGTTCAATGGGAACAACTGTTAACAAAAATATAATGCCtaagtttttgcttttgtttaccTTCAGAGTGGCAAggataaaacaaaaatcaataaaaacactGTTATGTAGGTTAAAAGAATCTAGCACAGAAACAAGGCCCTCaccaggcactcaataaatggttttacttaatttttttcttaagtattcTGTAACCATATTATTTGTGTCAGTTGCTGGGTTCACAGGTCCATGTCCACAAAGACCTGTGAAACTGTGGGCTCTGATCTCAGATTTGTCCATAGCCTCTTTGTTTTTTGGTCCATAATATTTTGATTTCCAAAACCACCCTGCTTTGATCTAACTTCCAAAGAAGTGATTTGGCATCTAGCCTTAATCAGCTCTCAATTCTTTAGGTTAGGTTCTGCATCTTTCTCTCCACAGTACTGAGCTGTGCCCTATCCTAGCCATCCACTTCTCAATTCTAAGGGTTCATAGTTACTTTGTCCCTCCGATGAATCTGTAACTGTATGGTCTGGTAGAAATCACAGAGGTTCCATCATCTGGTCAGATCATATTGGATCTTGTATGCCACAATAAGGGAGTAGGGACTTTATTTTGGAAGCCAGCGTTtctcaaatctatttttttttttttttacaaattactCCTAACACCAAATTTTCTCCTTAATCTACCCCAAAAGTCTTCAAGAACTGACACAACAGGAAGAGATTATATATTTATCCTGCAGCTTCATGTGCCACCAAGCATACTATGACTTTTTTCTGAGGTGCCTGTATCTCAGAGTTTGAAGAATACAATTGGAGTTATGAAGGGTTTTAATTGCAGAAGCAACAACATCAATTTTCTATTTTGGAAGATCAACTCAGCAGCTAAAACAGTATGAATTGCAGTGGTGTGTGGCCGCAAGTAGAGAGATCAATAATTAGGTCACTACAGTAATTCAGGTAAGACaagttgagaacacaagttaAGGTAAGAGCAGTGAGAAAGACCGAGGAAGAGATGAGAGGCTAAGATCTAAATCAAGATCTAAACAGCAGAGATGTAAAATCTCCACCTTTATTAAAACAGGGAATACAAGATCTATCTATATCTTTAAGTACAATATTTGAAGATACAAGGTCTCTACCTTCACTAAGGTAGAAGTAAGGCACTACAGAGAATACAGGAAGGGCAGATTTGGAGGTGGTCAATAGTAAGCTCAGTATTGGATGTACTCATGTTCAGGTTTATAAGCTATCTATGGATATGGATAGAAAGCAGTTAGATATTAATTTGGAGTTAAGAAGAAAGATTGGCATAAATACAATGATTTGAGAAATGTGTCCAAGTATAATTATTTGTCACTCAACATCTTGTTTCAGAAAGGATTTAAGGCAGCTTGCAATAATATACAAACtatgtattaaataaattaaaggaggaataaattaaaactggggaaaaaggagaaagaaaagcaagggtAGAGTGATGGTCATTAAAAGGTTCCAAGTAACCTTAAGAACAGTTTTAGTGATATGACAAGGACATGAGCCAGATTTCAAGGGCTCGTGAACAGCGAAACAAC from Choloepus didactylus isolate mChoDid1 chromosome 2, mChoDid1.pri, whole genome shotgun sequence encodes the following:
- the IPO9 gene encoding importin-9 isoform X5; translation: MEMLVSGDLNAVHGAMRVLTEFTREVTDTQMPLVAPVILPEMYKIFTMAEVYGIRTRSRAVEIFTTCAHMICNMEELEKGAAKVLIFPVVQQFTEAFVQALQIPDGPTSDSGFKMEVLKAVTALVKNFPKHMVSSMQQILPIVWNTLTESAAFYVRTEVNYTEEVEDPVDSDGEVLGFENLVFSIFEFVHTLLENSKFKSTVKKALPELIYYIILYMQITEEQIKVWTANPQQFVEDEDDDTFSYTVRIAAQDLLLAVATDFQNESAAALAAAATRHLQEAEQTKNSGTEHWWKIHEACMLALGSVKSIITDNVKNGRIHFDMHGFLTNVILADLNLSVSPFLLGRALWAASRFTVAMSPELIQQFLQATVSGLHETQPPSVRISAVRAIWGYCDQLKVSESTHVLQPFLPSILDGLIHLAAQFSSEVLNLVMETLCIVCTVDPEFTASMESKICPFTIAIFLKYSNDPVVASLAQDIFKELSQIEACQGPMQMRLIPTLVSIMQAPADKIPAGLCATAIDILTTVVRNTKPPLSQLLICQAFPAVAQCTLHTDDNATMQNGGECLRAYVSVTLEQVAQWHDEQGHNGLWYVMQVVSQLLDPRTSEFTAAFVGRLVSTLISKAGRELGENLDQILRAILSKMQQAETLSVMQSLIMVFAHLVHTQLEPLLEFLCSLPGPTGKPALEFVMAEWTSRQHLFYGQYEGKVSSVALCKLLQHGINADDKRLQDIRVKGEEIYSMDEGIRTRSKSAKNPERWTNIPLLVKILKLIINELSNVMEANAARQATPAEWNQDDSNDMWEDQEEEEEEEDGLAGQLLSDILATSKYEEDYYEDDEEDDPDALKDPLYQIDLQAYLTDFLCQFAQQPCYIMFSGHLNDNERRVLQTIGI
- the IPO9 gene encoding importin-9 isoform X4 codes for the protein MPLVAPVILPEMYKIFTMAEVYGIRTRSRAVEIFTTCAHMICNMEELEKGAAKVLIFPVVQQFTEAFVQALQIPDGPTSDSGFKMEVLKAVTALVKNFPKHMVSSMQQILPIVWNTLTESAAFYVRTEVNYTEEVEDPVDSDGEVLGFENLVFSIFEFVHTLLENSKFKSTVKKALPELIYYIILYMQITEEQIKVWTANPQQFVEDEDDDTFSYTVRIAAQDLLLAVATDFQNESAAALAAAATRHLQEAEQTKNSGTEHWWKIHEACMLALGSVKSIITDNVKNGRIHFDMHGFLTNVILADLNLSVSPFLLGRALWAASRFTVAMSPELIQQFLQATVSGLHETQPPSVRISAVRAIWGYCDQLKVSESTHVLQPFLPSILDGLIHLAAQFSSEVLNLVMETLCIVCTVDPEFTASMESKICPFTIAIFLKYSNDPVVASLAQDIFKELSQIEACQGPMQMRLIPTLVSIMQAPADKIPAGLCATAIDILTTVVRNTKPPLSQLLICQAFPAVAQCTLHTDDNATMQNGGECLRAYVSVTLEQVAQWHDEQGHNGLWYVMQVVSQLLDPRTSEFTAAFVGRLVSTLISKAGRELGENLDQILRAILSKMQQAETLSVMQSLIMVFAHLVHTQLEPLLEFLCSLPGPTGKPALEFVMAEWTSRQHLFYGQYEGKVSSVALCKLLQHGINADDKRLQDIRVKGEEIYSMDEGIRTRSKSAKNPERWTNIPLLVKILKLIINELSNVMEANAARQATPAEWNQDDSNDMWEDQEEEEEEEDGLAGQLLSDILATSKYEEDYYEDDEEDDPDALKDPLYQIDLQAYLTDFLCQFAQQPCYIMFSGHLNDNERRVLQTIGI